Proteins encoded within one genomic window of Brachybacterium muris:
- the merA gene encoding mercury(II) reductase: MSDAVTSEVDLAIIGSGGGAFAAAIRATTLGKRVVMIERATVGGTCVNTGCVPSKALLAAAAARHTALDATRFPGITATVGPVDMPALATGTAELVETMRAEKYLDLIREYGWDLIRGEAVFAGTVEDPVLVVTGPDGARSWVRAAHYLVATGSAPVVPEIPGLGEVAYLTSTTAMELAEVPESLLILGGGYVALEQAQLFARLGARVTLVVRSRLASHEEPEVSRTLRGVFADEGIRVLRRTTVTAVETDPATGEVLATVTGPGGRETVRASHLLVAVGRRPVTAGLQLESVGVATGADGEILIDARTRTSHRRVWAAGDVTGHPQFVYVASAHGVTAVENAFNDAGQELDYTHLPRVTFTTPAVGAVGMTDQQARAAGIRCECRVLPLEHVPRARVNRDTRGFVKIVADANTGRIVGITAVAKEAGELAAAGVYLLAAGMTVDQVATLWCPYLTMTEGLKIAAQSFRTDVSKLSCCAA; this comes from the coding sequence ATGTCGGACGCTGTCACCTCAGAAGTCGACCTGGCGATCATCGGATCCGGGGGCGGTGCGTTCGCCGCCGCGATCCGTGCCACCACGCTGGGCAAGCGGGTGGTGATGATCGAGCGGGCCACGGTCGGGGGCACCTGTGTGAACACGGGGTGCGTGCCGTCCAAGGCGCTGCTGGCCGCGGCCGCGGCCCGGCACACCGCGCTCGACGCCACCCGTTTTCCCGGGATCACCGCGACCGTGGGGCCGGTGGACATGCCGGCTCTGGCCACGGGCACGGCCGAGCTGGTCGAGACCATGCGGGCCGAGAAGTACCTCGACCTGATCCGCGAGTACGGCTGGGACCTGATCCGGGGCGAGGCGGTGTTCGCGGGCACCGTCGAGGACCCGGTGCTTGTGGTCACCGGACCCGACGGCGCCCGGTCATGGGTGCGGGCGGCCCACTACCTGGTGGCCACCGGATCTGCCCCGGTCGTCCCGGAGATCCCGGGCCTGGGCGAGGTCGCCTACCTGACCTCGACCACTGCCATGGAGCTGGCCGAGGTGCCGGAGTCACTGCTGATCCTCGGCGGCGGCTACGTGGCCCTGGAGCAGGCGCAGCTCTTCGCCCGCCTGGGCGCGCGGGTGACCCTGGTCGTCCGCTCCCGGCTGGCCTCCCACGAGGAGCCCGAGGTCTCCCGGACCCTGCGGGGCGTGTTCGCCGACGAGGGGATCCGGGTCCTCCGCCGCACCACCGTCACCGCGGTGGAAACCGACCCGGCCACCGGGGAGGTGCTCGCCACCGTCACAGGACCCGGCGGGCGGGAGACGGTCCGGGCCTCCCACCTGCTGGTCGCGGTCGGGCGGCGCCCGGTGACCGCCGGGCTACAGCTCGAGTCGGTCGGGGTGGCCACCGGTGCGGACGGGGAGATCCTCATCGATGCCCGCACGCGCACCTCCCACCGCCGAGTGTGGGCTGCCGGGGACGTCACCGGCCACCCGCAGTTCGTCTACGTCGCCTCCGCCCACGGGGTCACCGCGGTGGAGAACGCCTTCAACGACGCCGGCCAGGAGCTGGACTACACCCACCTGCCCCGGGTCACCTTCACCACCCCGGCCGTGGGCGCGGTCGGGATGACCGACCAGCAGGCCCGCGCGGCCGGCATCCGCTGCGAGTGCCGGGTCCTGCCCCTGGAGCACGTGCCGCGGGCCCGGGTCAACCGCGACACCCGCGGGTTCGTCAAGATCGTCGCCGACGCCAACACCGGGCGCATCGTCGGCATCACGGCGGTGGCGAAGGAGGCCGGGGAGCTCGCCGCGGCCGGGGTCTACCTCTTGGCCGCGGGCATGACGGTCGACCAGGTCGCCACTCTGTGGTGCCCGTACCTGACGATGACCGAGGGGCTGAAGATCGCCGCCCAGTCCTTCCGCACCGACGTCTCCAAGCTCTCCTGCTGCGCCGCCTGA
- a CDS encoding DUF4240 domain-containing protein, translating into MLLPADGYGSQHLVSSQARSTFRHSFRRSRPHPREISRLEGFDKKLRGKVKKLSSRAVRKALMANPELFDGEGWSDDGFEYVCAGIVALGEEVYKSVLRDPSVISAGIWEEREELLYVAEDVLEERYGEDEDYPQGPLRWQASVSSEKYPVVLSKPLEKGFPVGTFSWLRVDVQDTGEMPERIYEHPDGEVFDYPSHRLWYDDFDIAAHEAQEALRAHIDFRKLPDLSLSVLVTVGESDAPPRWQLMPNFTQVELSPGIASALSRQRLATLSRSEMTALARRVIADSLELYFDGHPTEQRHISELRQRLR; encoded by the coding sequence AGCACCTTTCGCCATTCATTCCGCCGGTCGAGACCACACCCCCGTGAAATCTCGAGGCTAGAGGGCTTCGACAAGAAGTTGCGGGGGAAGGTCAAGAAGCTCAGCAGCCGAGCCGTGCGGAAGGCGTTGATGGCCAACCCAGAGCTGTTCGACGGGGAGGGGTGGAGCGATGACGGGTTCGAGTACGTGTGCGCCGGCATCGTCGCCCTTGGGGAGGAGGTCTACAAATCGGTCCTTCGTGATCCATCGGTGATATCGGCCGGGATCTGGGAAGAGCGCGAGGAGCTCCTGTACGTCGCTGAGGACGTACTCGAAGAGCGATACGGCGAGGATGAGGACTACCCCCAGGGTCCACTGAGGTGGCAGGCGAGCGTGAGCAGCGAGAAGTATCCAGTCGTATTGTCGAAGCCGCTCGAGAAGGGCTTCCCAGTTGGTACCTTCAGTTGGCTTCGGGTCGACGTCCAGGACACGGGCGAGATGCCGGAACGTATTTACGAGCACCCCGACGGCGAGGTCTTCGACTATCCCTCGCATAGGCTCTGGTACGACGACTTCGACATCGCTGCGCACGAGGCCCAGGAAGCGCTGCGCGCGCACATTGACTTCCGTAAACTCCCTGACCTTTCCCTCTCCGTGCTTGTCACCGTGGGCGAGTCGGACGCGCCGCCCCGATGGCAGCTCATGCCTAACTTCACCCAGGTCGAGCTGTCCCCTGGGATTGCGTCAGCACTCTCCCGTCAGCGGCTCGCGACGCTATCCCGCAGTGAGATGACGGCGCTCGCTCGTCGCGTCATCGCTGACTCACTGGAGCTGTACTTCGACGGGCACCCGACCGAACAGCGCCATATCTCCGAGCTCCGTCAGCGGCTCCGGTAG
- a CDS encoding cytochrome c oxidase assembly protein codes for MVDVLGDLCAAITVACIVMALLVLPRRAEAGPGGVSPEDGSGSRLHPAYERALDIGTVVGSLWAVLLVLRMVLGYALAAGQAPFKPRFGSDLMMYVTSLELGQYQLAGAVLVAIASTLLIAVRSRAGLLAGLGLVFAALVTKSMTGHAAGQTTHEAATSSMIVHLVAAGIWLGGLALLLVLASRLGPALADAAERFSVLALACYGALTVSGIVSAVVRLSAPMDVVTTAYGWMILLKTILLVLLGAAGWWQRRRTLLRLRRSDQRRSFLWLVAGEVFLVAAATGLAAALSNTAPPVPDEPDPVSSPAEALTDFPLPGAPDLATLFTAWRADVAGAALALGLAVAYVWVRSRRPLAGSEGRSWPARRSVAWFGGCAVLVWSTSGAPGVYAPVQFSVHLGQHALLALVAAPLLVAGRFGELVRSRIASRTDGSAGLRELVDWKPGSSLGQWLSSPGFR; via the coding sequence GTGGTCGACGTGCTCGGCGACCTGTGCGCGGCCATCACCGTGGCGTGCATCGTGATGGCGCTGCTCGTGTTGCCCCGCCGAGCGGAGGCGGGACCCGGAGGCGTCAGTCCCGAAGACGGTTCGGGTTCCCGACTCCATCCTGCGTACGAGCGGGCACTTGATATTGGCACGGTGGTCGGGTCGCTCTGGGCGGTTCTGCTCGTCCTCCGAATGGTTCTGGGGTATGCCTTGGCGGCGGGCCAGGCGCCCTTCAAGCCGCGCTTCGGATCTGACCTGATGATGTACGTGACCAGCCTCGAGCTGGGCCAGTATCAGCTGGCTGGTGCGGTACTCGTAGCCATCGCGTCGACCCTGCTGATCGCGGTGCGGTCCCGGGCGGGGCTGCTCGCCGGGTTGGGTTTGGTGTTCGCGGCGCTGGTGACGAAGTCGATGACCGGGCACGCTGCCGGACAGACGACGCATGAAGCGGCCACGAGCTCCATGATTGTGCACCTGGTGGCCGCGGGGATCTGGCTTGGGGGTCTGGCGTTGTTGCTGGTGCTCGCGAGTCGGCTTGGGCCCGCTCTGGCGGACGCTGCCGAACGGTTCAGCGTGCTGGCGCTGGCCTGCTACGGCGCCTTAACCGTGAGTGGCATCGTCTCTGCGGTGGTGCGGCTCTCCGCCCCGATGGACGTCGTGACCACTGCCTATGGGTGGATGATTCTGCTCAAGACCATCTTGTTGGTGCTGCTGGGCGCTGCTGGGTGGTGGCAGCGCCGCCGCACTCTGCTCCGGCTTCGCCGCTCAGATCAGCGCAGGAGCTTCCTGTGGCTCGTTGCGGGGGAAGTTTTCCTGGTCGCCGCAGCGACCGGCCTCGCTGCCGCGTTGTCGAACACGGCGCCGCCTGTGCCCGATGAACCCGACCCGGTCTCCTCACCTGCTGAGGCCCTAACGGACTTCCCACTGCCCGGTGCCCCCGATCTGGCGACCCTGTTCACCGCCTGGCGGGCGGATGTGGCGGGGGCGGCTCTCGCTCTCGGCCTGGCGGTTGCCTACGTGTGGGTGCGGTCCCGTCGGCCCCTTGCGGGCAGTGAGGGGCGGTCGTGGCCGGCGCGCCGGAGCGTGGCGTGGTTTGGGGGGTGCGCGGTGCTTGTCTGGTCCACCTCAGGAGCGCCGGGCGTCTACGCGCCGGTGCAGTTCTCCGTCCACCTGGGCCAGCATGCGTTGCTTGCACTGGTGGCTGCGCCACTGTTGGTCGCTGGCCGGTTCGGTGAGCTGGTCCGTAGCCGGATAGCGTCCCGCACCGACGGATCGGCGGGTCTGCGAGAACTGGTCGACTGGAAGCCAGGCTCGAGCCTTGGGCAGTGGCTGTCAAGTCCCGGGTTTCGTTGA
- the cmtR gene encoding Cd(II)/Pb(II)-sensing metalloregulatory transcriptional regulator CmtR → MLTIASRLDVMNRLGRALADPTRSRIILTLLDHPAYPAELARDLDLTRPNVSNHLACLRDCGIVVAEPEGRRTRYEIADSHLAQALTALVDATLAVDEDAPCIDPACSVPGCDAAGEGA, encoded by the coding sequence ATGTTGACTATTGCTTCGCGTCTCGACGTGATGAACCGCCTGGGTCGTGCACTGGCCGACCCCACTCGATCCCGGATCATCTTGACCCTGCTCGACCATCCCGCTTACCCGGCGGAACTGGCCCGAGATCTGGACCTGACACGCCCGAACGTGTCCAACCACCTGGCATGCCTGCGCGATTGCGGGATCGTGGTCGCCGAGCCCGAGGGTCGTCGGACACGGTATGAGATCGCTGATTCGCACCTGGCGCAGGCGCTGACGGCGCTGGTCGATGCCACCCTGGCAGTGGACGAAGACGCCCCGTGCATCGATCCCGCCTGCTCGGTTCCCGGATGCGACGCAGCTGGGGAGGGCGCATGA
- a CDS encoding heavy metal-responsive transcriptional regulator — MRIGEAAAAAGMTPKALRFYEQQGLLPPAARSANGYRDYPPATLARLRFIRRGRAAGLTLAEIRDILRTRDAGQPPCAHVADRLARQLTALDRQIAELTALRATVAEHYETAAHGEPSRCDAQQICSYL, encoded by the coding sequence GTGCGTATTGGTGAAGCCGCCGCAGCGGCCGGCATGACCCCCAAGGCCCTGCGGTTCTACGAGCAGCAGGGACTGCTGCCCCCGGCCGCACGCTCGGCCAACGGGTACCGCGACTACCCGCCCGCGACGCTTGCGCGCCTGCGCTTCATCCGCCGCGGCCGGGCCGCCGGACTCACCCTGGCCGAGATCCGGGACATCCTGCGGACCCGCGACGCTGGTCAGCCCCCGTGCGCCCACGTGGCCGACCGGTTGGCCCGACAGCTGACGGCCCTGGACCGGCAGATCGCCGAGCTCACCGCCCTGCGCGCCACCGTGGCCGAGCACTACGAGACCGCCGCTCACGGCGAGCCCTCCCGATGCGATGCCCAGCAGATCTGCAGCTATCTGTGA
- a CDS encoding cadmium resistance transporter translates to MILTSVLQAMGLFAATNIDDIIVLSLFFARGAGQRGTTARILAGQYLGFAGILGAAVLVTIGAGAFLPSAAIPYFGLIPLGLGLWAAWQAWRGDDDDDDDEAKVAGKKVGVWTVAGVTLANGGDNIGVYTPVFLSVEPLAVVAYCIVFLALVAVLVVLAKFVATRPPIAEVLERWEHILFPIVLIGLGIVILVSGGAFGL, encoded by the coding sequence ATGATCCTCACCTCGGTCTTGCAGGCGATGGGCCTGTTCGCAGCGACCAACATCGACGACATCATCGTGCTTTCCCTCTTCTTCGCTCGAGGGGCAGGTCAGCGCGGCACTACCGCCCGCATTCTGGCCGGGCAGTACCTCGGGTTCGCCGGCATCCTCGGTGCCGCGGTCCTGGTGACCATCGGCGCCGGAGCGTTCCTGCCCTCGGCAGCCATCCCGTACTTCGGTCTCATCCCTCTGGGCCTGGGTCTGTGGGCCGCGTGGCAGGCCTGGCGCGGAGACGATGATGACGATGACGACGAGGCCAAGGTTGCCGGTAAGAAGGTCGGCGTGTGGACAGTCGCAGGCGTCACCCTTGCCAACGGCGGCGACAACATCGGGGTCTACACCCCTGTCTTCCTCAGCGTGGAACCTCTCGCAGTAGTCGCCTACTGCATCGTCTTCCTCGCGCTCGTCGCGGTCCTGGTCGTCCTGGCAAAGTTCGTCGCCACTCGCCCCCCGATCGCCGAAGTGCTCGAACGCTGGGAGCACATCCTCTTCCCCATCGTTCTCATCGGCCTCGGCATCGTGATCCTCGTCAGCGGCGGAGCCTTCGGACTCTGA
- a CDS encoding IS3 family transposase: MAPEPSISGPQRGEYSLWVADITYVPTRSGWVYVAFVLDVFSRMIVGWQTSTRLYTDLALDALNMGFWNRRKAGQDVSGLIHHSDRGVQYRAIKYSQALEEAEVVASVGSKGDSYDNAMAEALNSLYKHELIFLDGPWNGIEDVEPATADWVHWFNTDRLHGKLDHRTPTEIETDHRVRQHAPQTATAA, encoded by the coding sequence GTGGCACCCGAACCCTCGATCAGCGGACCCCAGCGAGGCGAATATTCACTATGGGTAGCGGACATCACCTATGTGCCCACCAGGTCGGGATGGGTATACGTCGCCTTCGTGCTCGACGTGTTCTCACGAATGATCGTCGGCTGGCAAACCTCGACGCGGCTCTATACCGATCTGGCCCTCGACGCGCTTAACATGGGATTCTGGAACCGTCGGAAAGCTGGCCAAGACGTGAGTGGATTGATACATCATAGCGACCGCGGAGTTCAATACCGCGCCATCAAATACTCGCAGGCGCTGGAGGAAGCCGAAGTTGTCGCTTCTGTCGGCTCGAAGGGAGATTCGTACGATAACGCGATGGCCGAGGCACTGAACTCACTCTACAAGCACGAACTGATCTTTCTCGATGGGCCCTGGAACGGCATCGAGGACGTCGAGCCGGCCACCGCCGACTGGGTCCACTGGTTCAATACCGACCGCCTCCACGGCAAGCTCGACCACCGCACCCCCACCGAGATCGAGACGGACCACCGGGTCCGTCAGCACGCCCCTCAGACCGCCACCGCGGCCTGA